One window of the Capnocytophaga haemolytica genome contains the following:
- a CDS encoding MoaD/ThiS family protein → MKKLQMKIFGRLTDIFATTDYTLHTQANTVGELRQALEETFPALRGGTYFIVVANHKASDEQVISERDNIALLPPYSGG, encoded by the coding sequence ATGAAGAAATTACAAATGAAGATCTTTGGTCGGCTTACCGATATCTTTGCCACAACAGACTATACTCTGCACACTCAGGCAAACACCGTAGGCGAGCTCCGACAAGCACTCGAAGAGACTTTCCCAGCTCTACGCGGAGGAACTTACTTTATCGTAGTCGCCAACCATAAAGCAAGCGATGAGCAGGTTATAAGTGAGCGCGACAACATAGCACTATTACCCCCTTACTCAGGAGGTTAA
- the moaCB gene encoding bifunctional molybdenum cofactor biosynthesis protein MoaC/MoaB, whose translation MVNITHKSPTLRKAIAQAVVKVSAQSTIEAIQQKLVPKGDVFEMAKAAGLFAAKRTADMIPDCHPLPIEYTAVTYQINGLEITAKVEIHTIYKTGVEVEAMHAASVVALTMYDMLKPLDKAIEISNIKLLEKKGGKTDYNEDVTDTYASVIVCSDSIAAGNKEDKAGKAIIAHLERLAIKVLDYTIIPDEVPAIQALVKEQITKGSNLVIITGGTGLSPRDVTPEALRPLLDREIEGAAEAIRAYGQQRTPYSMLSRSVMGTIGNALVMALPGSTKGASESMDAVFPAILHVYKILKGGKHS comes from the coding sequence ATGGTCAATATCACACACAAATCACCCACACTGCGCAAAGCGATTGCACAAGCAGTCGTAAAAGTCAGCGCACAAAGCACCATTGAGGCAATACAGCAGAAGCTCGTCCCCAAAGGCGACGTATTCGAAATGGCAAAGGCAGCAGGGCTCTTCGCAGCCAAGCGCACCGCAGATATGATACCCGATTGCCACCCACTGCCCATTGAGTATACCGCAGTAACCTATCAAATCAACGGACTTGAGATCACCGCAAAGGTCGAAATACACACCATCTACAAAACAGGCGTAGAGGTCGAAGCTATGCACGCCGCTTCCGTAGTAGCCCTCACGATGTACGATATGCTCAAACCCTTAGACAAAGCCATTGAGATCTCCAACATAAAACTCTTAGAGAAAAAAGGAGGCAAGACGGACTATAACGAAGACGTAACGGATACGTACGCCTCAGTCATTGTCTGCTCCGATAGCATTGCAGCAGGCAACAAAGAAGACAAGGCAGGCAAGGCGATCATAGCACACTTAGAGCGCTTAGCCATCAAAGTGCTCGATTACACCATCATCCCCGATGAAGTGCCTGCGATACAAGCCCTTGTAAAAGAACAGATTACCAAAGGAAGCAACTTAGTGATCATCACAGGAGGCACAGGGCTCTCACCACGCGACGTCACCCCCGAGGCACTGCGTCCACTCCTCGACCGTGAGATAGAAGGCGCAGCCGAGGCTATCCGTGCTTATGGGCAGCAGCGCACACCTTATTCGATGCTTTCGCGCAGCGTAATGGGCACCATCGGCAACGCCTTAGTGATGGCACTACCAGGCTCCACCAAAGGCGCCAGCGAGTCAATGGACGCCGTATTCCCCGCTATTTTGCACGTCTACAAAATACTCAAAGGCGGAAAACACTCTTAG
- a CDS encoding MFS transporter, producing MSEKGNTKNNGDYLVGYDPTNEQYWEATGKKIAWKTLTITTIALTLSFATWFLYSAVVLRLDKIGFSFNKDQLFWLAAIPGLSGAILRGINTFLIPIFGTRKIVAFSNFMKVIPLLMLGFAVMNPNSSFWYFMLIGFLLGMGGGDFSSFMPSTSLFFPKKLSGTALGIQAGIGNFGVSLVQLLTPIIISLSIFSFMGGGEIIVETGKTIYLENAAFIYIPFLIIVGIWAWVSLRSIPVKASFKEQLDIFGDKHTYYCTMTYIMTFGIFAGMSAAFPMLIKTLYAQYDSSIDPLTYAFYGPLLGSATRVLFGRVADKTGGAILTHITGIALLVLILALIFGGYLTPTEANYADKFPMFLVICLTIFFFTGIGNAATFKQYPVIFQESPRKAAGVIGLTSAIAAFGPFIFNVFISQSNQHTGDARAFFWFLVLNCIVATAINWHFYTRKGCERPS from the coding sequence ATGTCAGAAAAAGGAAACACTAAAAATAATGGAGATTACCTTGTGGGTTATGACCCCACTAATGAGCAATATTGGGAAGCAACAGGTAAGAAAATTGCGTGGAAGACACTTACCATCACTACGATAGCCTTGACGCTGTCCTTTGCTACGTGGTTTTTGTACAGTGCCGTAGTGCTACGCTTGGATAAGATTGGGTTTAGCTTTAATAAGGATCAACTCTTTTGGCTGGCAGCCATACCAGGGCTTTCAGGGGCAATATTAAGAGGTATTAACACCTTCCTAATTCCCATCTTTGGTACACGTAAGATCGTGGCGTTTAGCAACTTTATGAAGGTAATTCCTCTCTTGATGTTAGGCTTCGCAGTGATGAACCCTAACTCATCATTTTGGTACTTTATGCTCATAGGGTTCTTGCTGGGTATGGGTGGAGGCGATTTCTCCTCGTTTATGCCATCTACTTCATTGTTCTTCCCTAAGAAACTCTCAGGGACAGCTTTGGGTATCCAAGCAGGGATTGGTAACTTTGGGGTGAGCTTAGTACAGCTCTTAACGCCTATCATCATTAGCTTATCAATCTTCTCATTTATGGGTGGAGGAGAGATTATCGTAGAGACAGGCAAGACTATCTACCTTGAAAATGCAGCCTTTATCTATATACCATTTTTGATTATAGTAGGTATTTGGGCTTGGGTATCCCTCAGAAGTATCCCTGTAAAAGCCTCTTTTAAAGAGCAACTGGATATCTTTGGCGATAAGCACACCTATTACTGCACGATGACCTACATAATGACCTTTGGTATCTTCGCAGGGATGTCAGCTGCATTTCCTATGCTCATCAAAACGCTTTACGCGCAATACGATTCCAGCATTGACCCGCTTACCTATGCCTTCTACGGACCGCTCTTGGGCTCAGCAACCCGCGTGCTCTTTGGTCGCGTAGCCGATAAAACAGGCGGTGCCATCCTTACCCATATCACAGGGATAGCCCTCTTGGTGCTCATTTTGGCTTTGATATTCGGGGGTTATCTCACCCCAACAGAGGCTAATTACGCAGATAAGTTCCCAATGTTCTTAGTGATCTGCCTTACTATATTCTTCTTCACAGGGATTGGTAATGCAGCCACCTTCAAGCAATATCCAGTGATATTCCAAGAGTCACCACGTAAGGCAGCAGGGGTTATCGGGCTCACTTCGGCTATTGCAGCCTTTGGTCCGTTTATCTTCAACGTATTTATCTCACAATCTAACCAGCACACAGGCGATGCAAGAGCCTTCTTCTGGTTTTTGGTGCTGAACTGCATTGTAGCTACAGCAATTAACTGGCATTTCTACACCCGTAAAGGTTGCGAGCGCCCAAGTTAG
- a CDS encoding porin — protein sequence MRRWCILLSAVATMIGKVAAQEMVKDSLKIDNEATKGERTANLLLFLKTSAASDSGKGTAERAYLNVDEARVGLMGAYGDRLSYFVRFRLNRPMTPDDVDNASRALDFAFLTYQIGERRQWEVTLGKQVAQVGSWETDSPFLREFFYTDYLNYYSNVFVTAATLARRLGENHSLRLQVHNTLNSSFASHLKANGYVDTGFEAPETPLGLYLAWAGQLGRFQTLYSYNISQFAKGYYTHTLSLGNQYKADRWAAYIDLVYSDMGVDFALLPSNLINEYKGAVKEHYLLQEGIVYKTAVARYDQQLTPHWSFSLKGSVETSGSRKELSENLRYNYQYVAVLQYAPLSGEDLQFFASYVGNTLHYSSLLNKPDSHFNHFAIGLYYKWTVLKSSF from the coding sequence ATGAGACGATGGTGTATTTTACTAAGTGCAGTCGCTACAATGATAGGCAAAGTAGCTGCACAAGAAATGGTTAAAGATAGTTTGAAGATTGATAATGAAGCTACTAAAGGCGAAAGAACCGCCAACCTATTGCTCTTCTTAAAAACCTCAGCAGCCTCTGACAGTGGCAAAGGCACAGCCGAAAGAGCCTATCTCAATGTTGATGAAGCGCGTGTAGGGCTTATGGGGGCTTACGGCGATCGGCTGTCGTACTTCGTACGCTTTCGTCTCAACCGCCCAATGACCCCAGACGATGTAGACAATGCCTCACGCGCGCTTGATTTTGCCTTCCTCACTTACCAAATAGGCGAGCGGCGCCAGTGGGAGGTAACCCTCGGAAAGCAGGTAGCACAAGTGGGCTCGTGGGAAACCGATAGCCCCTTCCTGCGCGAGTTCTTCTATACCGATTACCTCAATTACTACTCAAATGTATTTGTCACTGCCGCAACCCTCGCCCGACGTTTAGGCGAAAACCACAGCTTGCGCCTGCAAGTGCACAACACACTCAACAGTTCCTTTGCATCGCACCTGAAAGCCAATGGCTATGTAGATACGGGTTTTGAAGCCCCTGAAACACCTTTGGGGCTATACCTCGCTTGGGCAGGACAGTTGGGGCGTTTCCAGACACTCTATTCCTACAATATCTCGCAATTTGCTAAGGGCTATTACACCCATACCCTTTCGCTGGGCAACCAGTACAAAGCCGATCGCTGGGCGGCTTATATAGACCTTGTATACTCAGATATGGGGGTTGATTTTGCGCTGCTGCCTTCTAATCTTATCAATGAATACAAAGGGGCAGTCAAGGAGCATTACCTACTGCAAGAGGGGATCGTCTACAAAACGGCAGTAGCACGCTACGACCAGCAGCTTACCCCCCATTGGAGCTTTTCTCTTAAAGGTAGTGTTGAGACCTCTGGTAGCCGCAAGGAGCTCAGTGAGAACCTACGTTATAACTACCAATATGTGGCAGTGTTACAGTATGCTCCTCTCTCAGGGGAAGACCTTCAATTCTTTGCCTCTTATGTGGGAAATACCCTCCATTACAGCAGTCTTCTGAATAAGCCCGACAGCCATTTCAATCACTTTGCCATAGGGCTTTACTACAAATGGACTGTGCTTAAGAGTAGTTTTTAA
- a CDS encoding molybdenum cofactor biosynthesis protein MoaE, whose amino-acid sequence MAKHQVKTEIGGHSIFLGQIRADQRDGKNLTAMEFTTHTEMALEQAAIIREEVITKYALTCAHFYHSVGEVKVGELCFFVFTSAPHRKAALDACAEMVERFKKEVALWGKEIFEDNTHTWKENK is encoded by the coding sequence ATTGCCAAGCACCAAGTAAAAACCGAGATTGGCGGACACAGCATCTTCCTCGGACAAATACGTGCTGATCAGCGCGACGGCAAGAACCTCACAGCAATGGAGTTCACCACACATACCGAAATGGCATTAGAACAAGCAGCCATCATACGCGAGGAAGTCATCACAAAATACGCCCTTACCTGCGCCCACTTCTACCACTCCGTAGGAGAAGTCAAAGTAGGCGAGCTGTGCTTCTTCGTCTTCACCTCCGCACCCCATCGCAAGGCAGCATTAGACGCCTGTGCCGAGATGGTAGAACGCTTCAAAAAAGAAGTAGCCCTTTGGGGAAAAGAAATCTTTGAAGATAACACACACACTTGGAAAGAAAACAAATAA
- a CDS encoding triple tyrosine motif-containing protein encodes MKQLICLLFALITSVLYAQLPPLHNYTPSAYGGENQNWKICQDGDKKLYFANNSGLLVFDGASFRLYPSPNGTILRSVASIGDKLYTGSFEEFGYWQHDPFGSLQYTSLSRKIERKAIEDEEIWKIIPYERWVLFQSLHRLYIYDLSSRKFNIIYSKNSLPKLFKLGSQLYFQKMNEGLFSFVDGKEVLVSDAPIYKEHIIINMVRQADATLVITQDRGIFREDKDGLVEWAVPFNVVAKGLNVYSCEALKDGSLLLGTIAKGIYHLSGEGVLLEHITQQHGLQNNTVLSIYEDVERNVWLGLDNGISRINFSSPFRVYKDVDGALGAVYASAVYKGLLYLGTNQGLFVRAEHSNMPFELIKGTEGQVWLLKEIDGTLFCGHNSGTFVVDGKGVELVCGQLGTWDIKPIPHKKGWLMQGNYEGLHILERQGEAWRYRHKVSGFNVSSRFFEFVNDRELLVNHEYKGVYHLHLSGDYTKAERVAMESSVPRGVKSSLARYNGKVLYFLKEGVFAYEPQRGKFVKDVTLSKSLFTDEHFASWILREGRNGHLWTFSQENIIEVAQGRLDSQPRIEKVPISAALRKDIVGFENLTELDNGTKIIGTTSGFISFGDERKPLPPYRIRLEKIAVNRIDAAGKPLSLQASGVKLPNGENNLYFSMSVPYYGEFVQPLYQYRLEGLHEHWSAWTPSPVITFENLPAGDYILKVRAKIGDTPTQNTETFRFTIAKPWYATDVMLLLYVLLLALAFFTLNRVYRIRYKRQKAKLEEEKRKELALLQLENEKMQMQYESDKLQNEVDTKNKELAATTMSIIKKNELLSSIKEELQQEKQNPYIKSVLSIIDKNITGENDWEYFQEVFNNMDRDFLKRLKSLHPELTPHDIRLCIYLRLNLSSKEIASILSISPRSVEIKRYRLRKKMDLNHNENLIDYILGL; translated from the coding sequence ATGAAACAACTCATCTGCCTACTTTTTGCGTTGATCACCAGTGTGCTTTACGCTCAGTTGCCACCCTTGCATAATTACACTCCTTCGGCTTATGGAGGCGAGAATCAGAATTGGAAGATATGCCAAGATGGGGACAAGAAGCTCTATTTTGCTAATAATTCGGGCTTGCTCGTCTTCGATGGCGCTTCGTTTCGTCTCTACCCTTCTCCCAATGGTACTATTTTGCGTTCGGTGGCGAGCATTGGCGATAAGTTGTACACGGGTTCGTTTGAGGAGTTTGGCTACTGGCAGCATGACCCTTTTGGCAGCTTACAATATACTTCGCTAAGCCGCAAGATCGAGCGTAAAGCTATTGAGGATGAGGAGATTTGGAAGATCATCCCTTATGAGCGTTGGGTACTTTTCCAGTCGTTGCACAGGCTTTACATCTACGACCTCAGTTCGAGAAAATTCAACATTATATACAGTAAGAACAGTCTGCCTAAGCTCTTTAAGTTGGGTTCACAGCTTTATTTTCAGAAGATGAATGAGGGGCTTTTTAGTTTTGTAGATGGTAAGGAGGTGCTGGTAAGTGATGCGCCTATCTACAAGGAGCATATCATCATTAATATGGTGAGGCAGGCTGATGCTACGCTGGTTATCACGCAGGATAGAGGGATTTTCCGAGAAGATAAAGATGGGCTTGTTGAGTGGGCAGTACCTTTCAATGTGGTAGCTAAAGGGCTGAATGTGTACAGCTGTGAGGCGCTTAAGGATGGCTCGCTACTGCTGGGCACTATCGCCAAGGGTATTTATCACCTGAGTGGTGAGGGGGTGCTTTTGGAGCATATCACTCAGCAACACGGGTTGCAGAACAATACGGTGCTCTCAATCTACGAGGACGTGGAACGCAATGTTTGGCTGGGATTGGACAATGGCATCAGTAGGATTAATTTTTCTTCGCCTTTCCGTGTGTATAAGGATGTGGATGGAGCGTTGGGGGCTGTGTATGCCTCAGCGGTGTACAAGGGTTTGCTTTACTTGGGCACGAATCAAGGGCTTTTTGTGCGTGCTGAGCACTCGAATATGCCTTTTGAGCTCATCAAGGGCACTGAGGGGCAGGTGTGGCTGCTCAAAGAGATTGATGGGACGCTCTTCTGTGGACATAATTCGGGGACTTTTGTGGTTGATGGTAAGGGTGTGGAGCTGGTGTGTGGACAGCTCGGTACGTGGGATATAAAGCCTATTCCTCATAAGAAAGGATGGCTGATGCAAGGTAATTATGAGGGATTGCACATTTTGGAACGGCAGGGAGAGGCTTGGCGCTATCGGCATAAGGTGAGTGGTTTCAACGTGTCGAGTCGTTTTTTTGAGTTTGTCAACGACAGGGAGTTACTGGTAAACCACGAGTATAAGGGGGTGTATCATCTGCATCTGAGTGGTGATTACACCAAGGCTGAGAGGGTAGCAATGGAGAGTTCGGTGCCGCGCGGGGTGAAATCGTCGTTGGCGCGCTACAATGGCAAGGTGTTGTACTTTCTCAAAGAGGGTGTTTTTGCGTATGAGCCTCAACGAGGGAAGTTTGTCAAGGATGTTACTCTTTCAAAGAGTCTTTTTACTGATGAGCACTTTGCTTCGTGGATATTGCGCGAAGGGCGCAATGGGCATTTGTGGACTTTCTCACAGGAGAATATCATTGAGGTAGCACAGGGGCGGTTGGACAGCCAGCCACGCATTGAGAAAGTGCCTATTTCAGCAGCATTGCGCAAGGATATCGTGGGGTTTGAGAACCTTACTGAGCTGGATAACGGCACGAAAATCATTGGGACGACCTCTGGCTTTATCAGTTTTGGTGATGAGCGCAAACCGTTGCCGCCTTATCGTATCCGCCTTGAGAAAATAGCTGTGAACCGTATTGACGCTGCTGGCAAGCCTTTGTCGTTGCAAGCCTCAGGGGTGAAGTTGCCCAATGGTGAGAACAACCTATACTTCTCAATGAGTGTGCCCTATTATGGTGAATTTGTACAGCCGCTTTACCAGTACCGCCTTGAGGGGCTGCACGAGCATTGGAGTGCTTGGACACCTTCGCCTGTGATCACTTTTGAGAACCTTCCTGCAGGGGATTACATCTTAAAAGTGAGGGCTAAAATAGGCGATACCCCTACACAGAATACTGAGACCTTCCGCTTTACTATTGCTAAGCCTTGGTATGCCACCGATGTAATGCTGCTACTCTACGTGCTGCTGTTGGCGCTGGCATTCTTTACTCTTAATAGGGTGTATCGTATCCGCTATAAGCGTCAGAAGGCTAAATTAGAGGAGGAAAAGCGTAAGGAATTAGCGTTATTGCAACTTGAAAATGAGAAAATGCAGATGCAGTACGAGAGCGATAAGCTACAAAATGAAGTAGACACGAAGAACAAAGAGCTTGCGGCTACTACGATGAGCATTATCAAGAAGAATGAGCTGCTTTCCTCAATCAAGGAGGAGTTGCAGCAAGAAAAGCAGAACCCTTATATAAAGTCAGTATTGAGTATTATTGATAAGAATATCACAGGTGAGAATGACTGGGAGTACTTTCAGGAGGTATTCAACAATATGGATCGGGATTTCCTGAAGAGACTTAAGAGTCTCCATCCAGAGCTTACTCCGCACGATATAAGGCTTTGCATTTACTTGCGTCTGAACCTTTCTTCTAAGGAAATTGCCTCTATATTGAGTATCTCACCGCGCAGTGTGGAGATCAAGCGTTATCGACTTCGTAAAAAGATGGACTTAAATCATAATGAAAACTTAATAGATTACATATTAGGACTGTAA
- a CDS encoding MFS transporter: protein MDTSTSLKQSHKVLFFNTLAFTICFACWTLNGVLVTYLVDKEIFNWSVVETGWLLGIPILSGSIMRVPMGILTDKYGGKIIFSSLLIFCSIPLFLLHFVNSYWMYFTLSILFGMIGTGFAIGIAFTSVWYPKNWQGRALGIFGMGNAGAALTTFFAPTLLNYLCKDNPDGWRWLPVIYGVVLLVMALCFLLFTKNKTAPVHGKTTRELLAPLAKTRVWRFGLYYFLVFGLFVAFSQWLLPYYVNVYQTSIVLGGILTSAFSLPSGVIRAVGGWLSDKFGARAVMQWVLYSSLILGGLLMLPKMEILTPGKGVVAKKNDVVKEVTDTQIVLGKETIAIKQKPQIPEKTSILPESFSWQEALVKQNQEVKKKELLAEGKTLIKFEADMWVFAILVILIGTAWGIGKAAVYKYIPEYYPNEVGLVGGMVGLIGGLGGFLGPILFGYLLDFSGLWTSSWIFVFVMSAVCIWWMNSTIRKMNKKAAPEIADKIEE from the coding sequence ATGGATACATCAACATCACTTAAACAATCGCACAAGGTGCTATTCTTTAACACGCTGGCATTCACGATTTGCTTTGCCTGCTGGACGCTCAACGGGGTGCTGGTTACTTACCTTGTTGATAAAGAAATCTTTAACTGGTCAGTAGTCGAAACAGGCTGGCTCTTAGGGATTCCTATCCTCTCGGGGTCTATTATGCGTGTACCTATGGGGATACTCACTGATAAGTATGGTGGAAAGATTATATTTTCCTCACTACTAATCTTTTGTAGCATCCCGCTTTTTCTGCTGCATTTTGTGAATTCCTATTGGATGTACTTCACACTCAGCATCCTCTTTGGGATGATCGGTACGGGTTTTGCCATTGGAATTGCCTTTACCTCAGTGTGGTACCCCAAGAACTGGCAAGGGCGCGCCCTTGGTATCTTCGGGATGGGCAACGCAGGGGCGGCTTTGACCACCTTCTTTGCACCAACACTGCTCAATTACCTATGCAAGGACAATCCCGACGGTTGGCGCTGGCTACCTGTGATTTACGGTGTAGTGCTCTTAGTAATGGCACTGTGCTTTTTACTCTTTACGAAGAATAAAACAGCCCCTGTACACGGCAAAACTACCCGCGAACTCTTGGCTCCATTAGCGAAAACAAGAGTATGGCGCTTCGGGCTGTACTACTTCTTAGTATTTGGTCTGTTTGTAGCCTTCTCACAATGGCTATTGCCTTATTATGTAAACGTTTATCAGACCTCAATTGTATTAGGCGGAATCCTCACCTCAGCCTTCAGCTTACCAAGTGGCGTGATCCGTGCTGTAGGTGGTTGGCTCTCTGATAAATTCGGAGCTCGTGCCGTAATGCAATGGGTGCTCTACTCCTCCCTCATCTTAGGCGGACTATTGATGCTCCCTAAGATGGAAATCCTCACCCCAGGAAAAGGAGTTGTAGCCAAGAAAAACGACGTAGTCAAAGAGGTAACCGATACCCAGATCGTGCTCGGCAAGGAAACCATTGCCATCAAGCAAAAGCCTCAAATCCCAGAGAAAACCTCAATATTACCAGAGTCGTTCTCGTGGCAAGAGGCATTGGTAAAACAAAACCAAGAAGTAAAAAAGAAAGAACTCTTAGCCGAAGGTAAAACCCTCATCAAGTTCGAGGCTGATATGTGGGTATTTGCCATATTAGTCATACTCATTGGTACGGCTTGGGGTATCGGCAAAGCAGCAGTCTACAAATACATCCCTGAGTACTATCCTAACGAAGTAGGCTTAGTAGGCGGTATGGTAGGCCTGATTGGGGGGCTTGGGGGCTTCTTAGGTCCTATCCTCTTCGGTTATCTGCTCGATTTCTCAGGTTTGTGGACAAGCTCGTGGATCTTCGTATTTGTGATGTCAGCAGTCTGCATCTGGTGGATGAATAGTACCATCAGAAAGATGAACAAGAAAGCAGCCCCTGAGATTGCTGATAAGATAGAAGAATAG
- a CDS encoding HesA/MoeB/ThiF family protein: MDLQRYNRQIILPDFGRRGQEKLAQAKVLVIGAGGLGCPALQLLTSSGVGHIGIVDFDIVDKHNLHRQILFTEADIGCPKVEVAKQALQHLNSQVTIEAYNTQLTQQNALALIAPYDIVLDGTDNFNTRYLVNDACLLLGKPLVYGAIFRYEGQVSVFNVEKNGQRTSYRDLFPQAPAPDEVPNCNEAGVLPTLSALIGTLQANEVIKVLIGSTDVLAHKLLLFSIKTCQTFTIDYTLIADKQYPKTPEAFASYDYAQFCGHSPLEQLTSDTHLQAFLSEEGSVLIDVRLPEEQPKLRYPHIQIPLQELEARITELAAYPRVCFICAAGIRSEKALHIAKKHYPEKVLTHYAGGVKNILAFTE; this comes from the coding sequence ATGGACTTACAACGCTATAACAGACAAATCATACTTCCAGACTTTGGCAGGCGCGGGCAAGAAAAGCTCGCACAAGCCAAAGTCTTGGTTATTGGGGCAGGCGGATTAGGCTGCCCTGCCCTACAACTGCTCACCAGCAGCGGCGTAGGGCATATAGGCATTGTAGATTTCGACATAGTAGATAAGCACAACCTCCATAGGCAAATCCTCTTTACCGAAGCCGACATCGGGTGTCCTAAGGTAGAAGTCGCTAAGCAAGCCCTACAACACCTCAATAGCCAGGTAACCATAGAAGCCTACAACACACAGCTCACTCAGCAGAACGCCTTAGCACTTATAGCCCCCTATGACATAGTGCTCGACGGCACCGACAACTTCAACACCCGCTACTTGGTCAATGATGCCTGCCTGCTCTTAGGCAAACCCTTAGTGTATGGAGCCATATTCCGTTATGAAGGACAAGTATCCGTATTCAACGTAGAGAAAAACGGGCAGCGCACCTCCTACCGCGACCTCTTCCCACAAGCCCCCGCCCCCGACGAAGTGCCCAACTGCAATGAAGCAGGCGTATTGCCCACACTCTCAGCACTGATAGGCACACTCCAAGCCAATGAAGTGATCAAAGTCCTCATCGGCTCAACGGACGTACTGGCACACAAACTGCTTCTATTCAGCATCAAAACCTGTCAGACCTTCACAATAGATTATACCCTTATTGCAGATAAACAATATCCCAAAACCCCAGAGGCTTTCGCCTCATACGATTATGCACAATTCTGCGGACACAGCCCCCTTGAGCAGCTCACATCAGATACCCACCTGCAAGCATTCCTCAGTGAGGAGGGCAGCGTCCTCATCGATGTACGGCTGCCCGAAGAGCAACCTAAATTGCGCTACCCACATATACAGATCCCCCTCCAAGAATTAGAGGCGCGCATCACAGAGCTTGCAGCCTATCCACGAGTATGCTTTATCTGTGCAGCAGGTATCCGCAGCGAAAAAGCATTGCACATTGCCAAGAAACATTACCCCGAGAAAGTGCTCACACACTACGCTGGGGGCGTAAAAAATATTTTAGCTTTTACAGAATAG